A part of Candidatus Moraniibacteriota bacterium genomic DNA contains:
- a CDS encoding YebC/PmpR family DNA-binding transcriptional regulator — MSGHSHWAGIKHRKGVNDAKRAKVFTKLARPITIAAREGGGNPTTNFKLRLAIDKAREYNMPKENIDRAIQRGAGGDKDGVQIDELLYEALLPCRQVGGPGNIALIIKASSENRNRTVSEIKSILTKNNGKFVPTGSVSFLFQEVGEIAIEIPEEKLEAAELDAIEAGALDTEYDQQEGVLFIYTAISDLQSTQESLAQEKYTIASSAIVHRPTERITLSDDDRASYESLLEKLNDHDDVDIVYDNAQ; from the coding sequence ATGTCAGGACATTCACACTGGGCGGGCATCAAACATCGCAAAGGCGTAAACGACGCCAAGCGCGCCAAGGTATTCACCAAACTCGCCCGTCCCATCACGATTGCAGCACGCGAAGGTGGTGGCAATCCGACTACCAATTTCAAACTTCGCCTCGCCATCGACAAAGCGCGCGAGTACAACATGCCCAAAGAGAACATCGATCGTGCCATACAACGCGGTGCCGGAGGTGATAAGGATGGCGTACAGATAGACGAGCTCCTCTACGAAGCACTCCTGCCATGCCGGCAGGTAGGCGGCCCCGGCAATATCGCCCTCATCATCAAAGCATCGAGCGAGAATCGTAATCGCACCGTGAGCGAAATAAAGAGCATCCTTACCAAAAATAATGGGAAATTCGTCCCAACCGGATCCGTATCATTCCTCTTTCAGGAAGTTGGCGAAATCGCCATTGAAATCCCCGAAGAGAAACTTGAAGCCGCCGAGCTCGATGCCATAGAAGCTGGCGCACTCGATACCGAATATGATCAGCAAGAAGGCGTTCTCTTCATATACACCGCTATTTCAGACCTTCAGTCGACACAAGAATCCCTCGCGCAGGAAAAGTATACTATCGCTTCATCGGCAATTGTCCATCGCCCAACAGAAAGAATCACCCTCTCCGATGACGACCGCGCGAGTTATGAATCCCTCCTTGAGAAACTCAATGACCACGACGATGTGGATATTGTCTATGATAACGCGCAATAA
- the ruvC gene encoding crossover junction endodeoxyribonuclease RuvC — protein sequence MRILGIDPGTATVGWGVLDVSGGVITAIAYGHISTSATLPLSERIAEIASDLREISKKYSPEEASVEKIFFFKNQKTVIDVSQARGAILLTLETLGIRLSEYTPLQVKQSLTGYGRAEKKQMQIMIKSILKLAKIPKPDDVADALALALCHANSRTYQNMLKENKQS from the coding sequence ATGCGCATTCTCGGCATCGATCCTGGAACAGCAACGGTTGGATGGGGCGTTCTCGATGTGAGTGGAGGTGTCATAACCGCCATAGCCTACGGACATATCTCGACCAGTGCAACACTTCCACTCTCCGAACGTATCGCCGAAATCGCCAGCGACCTCCGAGAAATTTCGAAGAAATATTCCCCTGAAGAAGCCTCCGTCGAAAAGATATTTTTCTTCAAGAATCAGAAAACAGTCATCGATGTGAGTCAAGCCCGCGGAGCCATACTCTTGACGCTTGAGACCCTGGGCATTAGGCTATCTGAGTACACACCGCTCCAGGTCAAACAATCCCTCACAGGCTACGGACGCGCGGAGAAAAAACAAATGCAAATCATGATCAAGAGTATCTTGAAGCTCGCAAAGATTCCCAAGCCCGATGACGTCGCCGACGCCCTTGCCCTTGCCCTCTGTCATGCCAACAGCAGAACGTACCAAAATATGCTCAAAGAAAACAAGCAGAGTTAA
- the ruvB gene encoding Holliday junction branch migration DNA helicase RuvB translates to MTLTSSTAKADDPVLDTTLRPQGFSEYIGQEKIKRNLGIFIEAARKRGDPVEHVLFYGPAGLGKTTLSHIIAKEMGVGMKVTSGPAIERVGDLGSILTNLENGDVLFIDEIHRLNKLIEEVLYPAMEDYKLDIIIGKGPSARTIQLDLPKFTLIGATTRLGSISNPLRNRFGSVHRLEFYTEEEITRILTRSSRILDIGIDPSGAERIAQASRHTPRVANRLLKRVRDYAQTRDVEIITRDVAIEALSLLEIDHLGLEPTDRHILSTLIDKFSGGPVGVQTIAAATSEERETIEDVYEPFLIQLGLLTRTPRGRVATPEAYTHLGKTPPEEHAKKLL, encoded by the coding sequence ATGACTCTTACCTCTTCCACTGCCAAGGCCGACGATCCCGTGCTCGATACAACACTCCGCCCACAGGGCTTCAGCGAGTATATCGGGCAAGAAAAGATCAAACGAAACCTCGGCATATTTATCGAGGCAGCACGCAAACGCGGCGACCCTGTGGAGCACGTGCTCTTCTATGGTCCGGCTGGCCTGGGCAAGACAACACTCTCTCATATCATCGCCAAAGAAATGGGCGTCGGGATGAAAGTGACGAGCGGTCCCGCAATTGAGCGTGTCGGAGACCTCGGCTCAATCCTCACAAACCTCGAAAATGGCGACGTGCTCTTCATCGACGAAATTCACCGTCTCAACAAACTCATCGAAGAAGTTCTCTACCCGGCAATGGAAGACTACAAGCTCGATATCATCATCGGGAAGGGTCCCTCAGCGCGCACCATCCAGCTCGACTTGCCCAAGTTCACCCTGATCGGCGCAACCACTCGGCTCGGCTCCATTTCCAATCCGCTTCGCAATCGCTTCGGCTCCGTACATCGCCTCGAATTTTATACCGAGGAAGAGATAACTCGCATCCTCACGCGATCGAGTCGCATCCTTGATATTGGCATCGACCCCTCCGGCGCAGAGCGGATTGCCCAGGCAAGCCGACACACCCCTCGAGTTGCCAATCGTCTCCTCAAACGCGTCCGCGACTACGCGCAAACTCGAGATGTCGAAATCATCACTCGAGACGTCGCTATTGAGGCGCTCAGTCTTCTCGAGATAGACCATCTTGGACTCGAGCCGACCGACCGACACATTCTCTCTACATTGATTGACAAATTTTCCGGCGGTCCCGTCGGCGTCCAAACCATCGCCGCCGCAACGAGCGAAGAGCGCGAAACCATTGAGGACGTCTACGAACCCTTCCTCATCCAGCTCGGACTCCTCACCCGCACCCCCCGCGGCCGAGTCGCGACACCAGAAGCCTACACGCACCTTGGTAAAACTCCCCCCGAAGAACATGCAAAGAAACTCTTGTAG
- a CDS encoding PH domain-containing protein has translation MMTPNKELTRSCSFEGQDADEEILYVIHRHWFNIFVQFIPFIIGLFVVLSTFVFFSFIYPDAFVTIDRRLFAFVESMLLIFLWLFAFLIWIDYYLDVWIITTKRIVNIEQKGLFVRSMSELYLFRVQDTTSEVKGFFPSMLNYGDVFIQSAGEQERFQFHKIPDPYGVKDTIMDMARDTHQEEIEFMEENFQHQGSQKKSVGKKEIAPTS, from the coding sequence ATGATGACACCCAACAAAGAACTCACACGCTCATGTTCCTTCGAGGGGCAGGATGCTGATGAAGAAATCCTCTACGTGATTCATCGTCACTGGTTCAACATCTTCGTGCAATTTATTCCCTTTATAATCGGGCTTTTCGTCGTTCTCAGTACCTTTGTATTCTTTTCCTTCATTTATCCCGATGCATTTGTCACCATCGACAGGAGACTCTTCGCCTTCGTCGAGAGCATGCTTCTCATTTTCCTCTGGCTCTTCGCGTTTCTTATCTGGATCGACTACTACCTCGACGTCTGGATTATCACCACCAAACGCATCGTGAACATCGAACAAAAAGGACTTTTCGTCCGATCCATGAGCGAGCTCTACCTCTTCCGCGTTCAAGACACCACAAGTGAAGTGAAAGGGTTCTTCCCTTCCATGCTCAACTACGGCGACGTCTTCATCCAATCCGCCGGGGAACAAGAACGCTTCCAGTTTCACAAAATTCCCGATCCTTACGGCGTCAAAGACACCATCATGGACATGGCGCGCGACACTCACCAGGAAGAAATCGAGTTCATGGAAGAAAACTTCCAGCACCAAGGTTCGCAGAAAAAATCCGTCGGAAAAAAAGAAATAGCCCCGACATCATAG